Genomic DNA from Marinobacter sp. MDS2:
TGCGCCTCTCCCTTGGCGGGCAATACCGCGATAAGGCCGCGCTCGCTGTCGGCGATCTCAAGGCCGTTGGGGATGACTGTCACCACCAACCGCAAGTCTTCCGCTGCGGGAGCTTCTCCGGCATCCATGCCGGGAAAATTGAGCTCAATCATGCGAACCTGGCTGAACACCATACCCAAAAGCAACACGGGCACCAGCACGATCATCAAGTTCATAAAGGCCGTGATGTCCAGCTCCGCTTCGGCACTTAGCCGGCGGTGTCGACGTCTCATATCACCCTACTCCTGTTCAAACGGGTTTGAGAATGTGAAGCGTCACGCCGCAGCGTTGCGAGCTTCTGGCTCAGACACAATGTTCAGGAGTTTGACGCCTGCCATTTCGAAACTATCGACGATTTCATTGGTACGGGTTTGAAGCAACGCGTGGAACAGCAACAGCGGTATGGCAGAAATCAAGCCAAACGCGGTGGTGTTCATCGCAACGGAAATACTTTCGGAAAGGAGGCTCGCTTTTTGAGCCGGATCGGCTGCGGCGACCGCGGTAAACGCTGCGATCAGCCCGATGATGGTGCCAAGAAGACCGAGCAAGGTGGCCACGTTCGCCAGAGTCGCCAGGTACTGGGTTCGTTTTTCCAGCCTCGGAAGCACCTCCATCAATCCTTCTTCCATCGCGTATTCAATGTCTTCACGACGGCTGTTATTCAGCAGGCGGGCAATGCCCGCACCCAGAACAGACGCAATCGCGCTGTCTGAACTGCTTGCAGCCTTCATCGCCCGGGAATAATCCCGTTTTTGCAACGCCGGCAATATGCCACGTTCAAAGGCCAAGCGGTTTCGGCGGCGAACCGAACCAAGGTAGACAAATCGTTCCAGGGTGATCGCCAATCCAATCGCCAATACGACCGCAATCGGGTACATGAAAGGACCGCCGTCCTGGAAGAATCGGATGAGGGTGTCAAGCATGATGTTGTTCTCCGTTGTTACTGCTGAGTCACGGTTTATCCTGTGCTGGGAGGCCGTTCATTGGCTCCAGCACCAGCGGGTTCAGGGTTTCCCGAAACAGTCGGTGATTTTCAACGGCTGTTGCGGTAACCGGTTGGGTTAATTCGGGTAACTGTTCGTTCAGTTCAGCCCTTGGTCTTCTGGGCAGGCTGGGGCTTTGCCAGGGCAAAATGTAAAGTATGCGCGGATCATCCTCGCCGGCGCTTGCGGATATACCCGCCACTTCCAATACCGGCTTCTGGCTTGGCTTTACAGGCTCTTCTGAATGGGCGCTCACGGGCGAAACAACAACCAAAAGAAGGGTGAGCAGGCAGCCCGTCAGTGCAACAAGATGTCTCATTGAAGCCTCCGTTCAAGGTCGGTAATCCAGCCAGTGACGGTTTTATCTTCCGCGCCCGATAACTGCTGATAACGTTTATAGTGAACCAACGCTTTCTCAAGCTGCAGGAGGTATAACTCGGAAATCACCGCCAGGTTGTAGTACAGTTCTGCGGTTTCTGGTGAGGCTTCTACCCCCTGTTCCAAAAGCTTCGCTGCGGCGGAAAAGCGGTTTTGATCTTTGAGCACAAGGGCCAGGTTGTTAACCGTTATCGCGTCTGCGGGGTTGAGCTCTACTGCGCTCTGCCAGGACTGGATAGCGGTATCAATGTCGCCCCGTTCGTAGGCCCGCTTGCCCTCCAGCGCCAGCGCACTTGCCTGCTCGGGTGAATACAGGGACTTGGGCTTAGCCGTATCCGCGCCGGGTTCGGTTTTTGTAACTGCACACCCGGACACGACAGTTGCCGCCAACAGCAGCAGGCCAAGTGCTGTTTGGCGCGTGTAGTCAAACACCGTCATTCTCCTTTTTCGTCCAGGTCATCCAACGCAGGTTCCGGCTGTAACGCCCCGGGTGCATGGCAGCCAGCACGTCCAGGCTTTGGCGGATCCATTCGTCGTAACCGCGTGAGCGAATCATTTGATGGTTTCGGGTGTGCAGCTCCATCGCCTTTTCTTCAAGCGGATACGCTTCCTCTTCCAGGAGCATCTGGTACTGCAAACTTTCAAGTTCGTTGAGTTCGGCCGGCACCTCAGAGGTCATTAAATCCGCGGCCAACACACGATAAAGCTCTGCTTGCCTGAACAGCACCTCTGTAACCACGGCGTCACCGGCAAATGCCTCAGCTTCTAGCAGGTAGGTCTGTGCTCTCTCCAACGCAGCTTGTTTGCTAACCAACGTTTTTTCCAAAGGGTGCTGTAAAGCAATAGCCACAAACTCATCCGCAGCACGAGCCCCAAGCTTTAACGCGGCATCAGCCGCCCACGCCAGGGTTTCATCCGAATGCCATTGGCTGCGCGATTCAGCGGTAACCAATGTGTTTAGAACCTCGTAATCGGTTGCGCCAGACTGGATCAGGCGCTGTCGCATCGTTTGTTGCTGCACATGCTCATGAGCTGTCGCGGGCGCTGGTGCAATGGAAAGCCACTCCCGATAAAGTGTATTACGGGCTTCGATGTGGTTGGTTTCGTGGTAGATTTCGGCTGCCCGCAAGCGCTGAGGCCAGGGATCGGACATTCCAGACGCCCTGCCAAGAAGCTCGTTCGCCGCCTTTAAGGGTTGGCCGGATTGACGATAGGCGTACACCAGTTTTTCACTGACCTGATGCGCTAACCGATGGTTTGCATAATCAGATCTGAATCGATTCAGTTGATTAATAGCCGCGATCCATTCCGAAGCCTTTAACAAGGTGTTCGCAGCATCAAAACGGGCGTTAACGGCGAGTTCCGAATCAGGTGCCACATTCACCACCCGCTGGAAATGCGCAACGGCCAATGCAGAGTTACCCGCAGATGCTGCTTGCTCGCCCTGCTTGTATATCGACACGGCCAACTGCGCTCGGATGTCGCTTCGCTGGTGCTCCGTAACGGCCAACTGGCTCGAACTTTCAGCAAGCGAAAGTGCCTGGCGCCACGCTCGTTCAGCCAAGCCAAACTCACCTTTATGCTGCTGCACGCGGGCGATTACGAGCCATGCGGCATATTGTTGCTCGGTGTTTGGCGCCTCCCCCTCCAATGTCTTCTTTGCATAACTCAATGCTGTTTCATAATCACCACGAGCATACCAACGGTTCGCCAAGTCTGCGCGCAACGCCGCCACACGTTCATCCGCTCCGAAGGTTTGAGAATACCTCTGCTCTTCCAAACTTAACGCCTGCAAAGCTTCATGATGCTCAGTGGAGTGGCGCCCCTCTTCTAGCGTTACAAAGGCTTTTCTAAGCATGGTCATGGCTGCCCAACCCGCTTCGTCAGACCGTTCGTAGCCAGCACCGTATGCGGCCTTCCGGAAATTCGACAAGGCTTGCAAATCCTGCCCTGCCAGCAGCCTGGCATCACCAGCCAGATGCATTAGCTCACCTTTTTCGCCGGAACGGGGGGCCAACATTTCATAGTATTCCGCTGCTTTGGCCCAGGAACGCTTAGCGTCTTCCCCCTTCCCGACGGATTGATCGGCTGAACCTGAGGCGTAATAAAAATCCCCCAACGATCGGCCATAAGTCAGCCAACGTTGCTGATGGTGAGCAGGCAGCTCCTGAAAATAATCTTCTGGAAGATACTGAGCAACGAACTCCGCTTTAGCTTCCCGGACTTGGGCAGGTGCTCCGGCCATTGCCCGAAAATCGACATTCTGCGCCAGGAAATCAGGGCCGGCACCATGCCCCGGAAACGCGCCCACAAAGCCGTTATTTACCGCTACGGCACGGCCATAACGGCCTTCAACAGCGTGTAGATCTGCTAATCGATCGTACAGAAGGTAGAACCAAGGTGATGGGGACCGCCCGGCCAGCCAGCGTTCCAGAGTTTGGTTATCATCCAACCGGGAAGCCATCAGCGCCAGCACGCGGAAGCTGTCTTCCACCATATCCAGATTGGAATTAGCAGGCTTTCGAATCTGTTCAGCACCGGGCAGCTGTCGGTCCAGCAGTTCCATAAAGGTAACCGCCGCCCGCTCCCAGCCTGACATTCCCTGTTTAAACTGACTCCACCCCTTCATGTAACGAGCTTTTGTGGCAAGTATGGAATCAGGCTCTGCCGAGATCAGCGCTTGATACCCCTTTTCAGCTTCCTGATACCGACCGGCGGAGAACTCAGCTTCAGCAATGCGGAAACGCGCCTCCGGGACCAACTCTGATGACGGGTACAGCCCAACCAGTTGCCGCAACCGCTGGATAGATTCCGGGTGCTGCCCCGTCAATGCATGAGCTTTCGCCATTTGATACAACAACTCGTCCAATCGGCCAGAGAAGGAGCCCCGCGACAGAATGCTTTCGTAACTGCCCAACACGTCTTCGTAGATCTCTGTTTCTTTCTGCTCCGGGAAGCCAATATCCTGACCCGAACGGTCGCGAATATTATTCAGACGATTCAGCGCGTCGATTCGCACCTCTGGCTCGTCCGAGTCTTCAAACAGTTTCTGGTATCGACGCGCCACTTCAGCAGGAGAAATTGCTGGCAACGGGCGGGTTTCGAATTTCAAAAAAACGGGCCGCATGTCGCGCAGGGTTTCGCCATCCTTACCCAGTTCAACCCGAAAAGATTCTTGCGCCGACACATTGCTTTGCCCTAGCGCTACCATGACCAACAACAGCAGTAGTCGCCTGTAACCGAAGTGCATCGTCATTGGGCCTCCTCCCCTAGCGTTTCTAGAGCCAGGTATTCATAGAGGTGCGCAATTTGCTGCTCGGTTTTATCCAGAGCATGCCCCATCAACCGGTATTGTTGATCAACAAAGTCCAGTGCCAGCATATCCAACGCTCGTGCGGCGCGGGCTCGCCCCGCATTGACTTGGGTTTGTAATCCATCGATTTGCTGTTTTAACCGCTGCGAATCAGAAAGCAGTTTCTTTATCGACGTGGCAGAAGCGCCGGCATCCACCAATTGGGTTAACGCGACGATGAACACAGACAGATCATGAGCATTGCGGTTCAACTGGGCCGTCATCTCGTCATAACGTGCCACGTTCCTGACCGCATTCTGCGCATTTGCCTGCTCAAGGAAGGTCAGCAAATACGCCATCCGCGGCTGAGTTAACGTCCGGCTATCAGCCAGAAACCATTGCGGCCCGGTATTTCGGGCATCTTCAACCAGCGCCTTGTAGGCGCCGTGTTGCCCAATCTGTTCAGCCAGCGCACTCAATGTGACTCGTTCGCCCTGATAAGCTGCGTTGGCCGCAAGCCAGGATTCACCGGCCTGCCCGGGATACCCCGCCATATCGAAGCCCCGCCCCATTCCTATCCAGGCATCTGTCACTCCGGGAAAGGCCATCGGGAATTTCTTCGCGCGGTGCCAGCTCTGCATAGCGCCACGGTGATTCCCTTTGTTCGCCAGTGCCAGACCGTGGAGATACAGCGCCTGAGGCGCGTAGTAACTATCCAGCCGCACTTTTTCGAGTAGATTAATGGCTTTGTCGTAGTCGTCGCTCTTGAGGGCAAGGTATCCTGCGCGAAGATGCAACTGATTAAGGAGGTTGGTACCGCGGGTGTCGTTGTTATCTTTGGCAGCCATCGCCATTGCGACTCGCAACGATACAAGCGCCCTGGTGAAGTTCAAGTCGTCTCGGGCAAAGTCATTAGCAAGATTGAGATACCCCAATGCTGCCCAATAGCCCTCGTCCATTTTTGCGAGATAGCGTCCGGCTGCATCAGTCCGGCCTTTGATCCGTTCCTGCTCAGCCAATTCAAACATGTTCCGTTCACGGCGTTCACGATGAACGCGTTCGGCGTTGCCTTGCGGCCCGGAATTGTCGGATACGCCGGATGCATTCGATGAAACAGGATCTGCTTCTCGTTCTGAGAAAAGCGCGCCAGGCTCGAACTCGGGTGCCTTGGCACTCAGTGCTATGTGTAATTTTTTAATCACCGAGCGCTTAACAAATGAATGCAGAAATTCACGGCGCACGAATCGATTATTATCGGCACGAGCATTCACCACGGTTTTGAGTTGATGAGGCCCGCTGGACAGGTTTCCTTGGTATAGCGGCAGTGTTTGCCCCTTGGCCAAGCCATTGCGATCAGACTCGGTGTAGCGGTGTGATGTGACAAGGTGGTCGTCGAGATAGAGCTCCAGAGAATCAACAACCAGAGTTCTTGGCGTTACCACGACAACACTCAACTCCACACGGGTATCCGTATGCGGCAGCAACTCGTC
This window encodes:
- a CDS encoding biopolymer transporter ExbD, whose product is MRRRHRRLSAEAELDITAFMNLMIVLVPVLLLGMVFSQVRMIELNFPGMDAGEAPAAEDLRLVVTVIPNGLEIADSERGLIAVLPAKGEAQDYEGLRTVLQQIKRHVPDKTDVILEVGPNVDYQTLVSVMDTVRSYPAVVATSVVEAELFPDVALMDAAESRVLAQSPEAAEGEGV
- a CDS encoding MotA/TolQ/ExbB proton channel family protein, which encodes MLDTLIRFFQDGGPFMYPIAVVLAIGLAITLERFVYLGSVRRRNRLAFERGILPALQKRDYSRAMKAASSSDSAIASVLGAGIARLLNNSRREDIEYAMEEGLMEVLPRLEKRTQYLATLANVATLLGLLGTIIGLIAAFTAVAAADPAQKASLLSESISVAMNTTAFGLISAIPLLLFHALLQTRTNEIVDSFEMAGVKLLNIVSEPEARNAAA
- a CDS encoding tetratricopeptide repeat protein; protein product: MFDYTRQTALGLLLLAATVVSGCAVTKTEPGADTAKPKSLYSPEQASALALEGKRAYERGDIDTAIQSWQSAVELNPADAITVNNLALVLKDQNRFSAAAKLLEQGVEASPETAELYYNLAVISELYLLQLEKALVHYKRYQQLSGAEDKTVTGWITDLERRLQ
- a CDS encoding tetratricopeptide repeat protein, encoding MTMHFGYRRLLLLLVMVALGQSNVSAQESFRVELGKDGETLRDMRPVFLKFETRPLPAISPAEVARRYQKLFEDSDEPEVRIDALNRLNNIRDRSGQDIGFPEQKETEIYEDVLGSYESILSRGSFSGRLDELLYQMAKAHALTGQHPESIQRLRQLVGLYPSSELVPEARFRIAEAEFSAGRYQEAEKGYQALISAEPDSILATKARYMKGWSQFKQGMSGWERAAVTFMELLDRQLPGAEQIRKPANSNLDMVEDSFRVLALMASRLDDNQTLERWLAGRSPSPWFYLLYDRLADLHAVEGRYGRAVAVNNGFVGAFPGHGAGPDFLAQNVDFRAMAGAPAQVREAKAEFVAQYLPEDYFQELPAHHQQRWLTYGRSLGDFYYASGSADQSVGKGEDAKRSWAKAAEYYEMLAPRSGEKGELMHLAGDARLLAGQDLQALSNFRKAAYGAGYERSDEAGWAAMTMLRKAFVTLEEGRHSTEHHEALQALSLEEQRYSQTFGADERVAALRADLANRWYARGDYETALSYAKKTLEGEAPNTEQQYAAWLVIARVQQHKGEFGLAERAWRQALSLAESSSQLAVTEHQRSDIRAQLAVSIYKQGEQAASAGNSALAVAHFQRVVNVAPDSELAVNARFDAANTLLKASEWIAAINQLNRFRSDYANHRLAHQVSEKLVYAYRQSGQPLKAANELLGRASGMSDPWPQRLRAAEIYHETNHIEARNTLYREWLSIAPAPATAHEHVQQQTMRQRLIQSGATDYEVLNTLVTAESRSQWHSDETLAWAADAALKLGARAADEFVAIALQHPLEKTLVSKQAALERAQTYLLEAEAFAGDAVVTEVLFRQAELYRVLAADLMTSEVPAELNELESLQYQMLLEEEAYPLEEKAMELHTRNHQMIRSRGYDEWIRQSLDVLAAMHPGRYSRNLRWMTWTKKENDGV
- a CDS encoding M48 family metallopeptidase — protein: MTQLTEMVASHTHSVRAVEDELLPHTDTRVELSVVVVTPRTLVVDSLELYLDDHLVTSHRYTESDRNGLAKGQTLPLYQGNLSSGPHQLKTVVNARADNNRFVRREFLHSFVKRSVIKKLHIALSAKAPEFEPGALFSEREADPVSSNASGVSDNSGPQGNAERVHRERRERNMFELAEQERIKGRTDAAGRYLAKMDEGYWAALGYLNLANDFARDDLNFTRALVSLRVAMAMAAKDNNDTRGTNLLNQLHLRAGYLALKSDDYDKAINLLEKVRLDSYYAPQALYLHGLALANKGNHRGAMQSWHRAKKFPMAFPGVTDAWIGMGRGFDMAGYPGQAGESWLAANAAYQGERVTLSALAEQIGQHGAYKALVEDARNTGPQWFLADSRTLTQPRMAYLLTFLEQANAQNAVRNVARYDEMTAQLNRNAHDLSVFIVALTQLVDAGASATSIKKLLSDSQRLKQQIDGLQTQVNAGRARAARALDMLALDFVDQQYRLMGHALDKTEQQIAHLYEYLALETLGEEAQ